A region from the Devosia lucknowensis genome encodes:
- the trxA gene encoding thioredoxin — protein MTKAVSEATFGQEVLNSNEPVLVDFWAEWCGPCRAIAPVLDELSTELQGKVKIVKLNVDENPGIAAQYGVRSIPTMILFKGGAAADMKIGAGTPKAGLTKWLEGHAA, from the coding sequence ATGACCAAAGCCGTTTCCGAAGCCACGTTCGGCCAGGAAGTTCTCAATTCCAACGAACCCGTCCTGGTAGATTTCTGGGCCGAGTGGTGTGGCCCGTGCCGCGCGATCGCGCCGGTGCTCGACGAACTCTCCACCGAACTCCAGGGCAAGGTGAAGATCGTCAAGCTCAACGTCGATGAGAACCCGGGCATTGCCGCCCAGTACGGCGTGCGCTCGATCCCGACGATGATCCTGTTCAAGGGTGGCGCCGCTGCCGACATGAAGATCGGTGCCGGTACGCCCAAGGCGGGTCTCACCAAGTGGCTCGAAGGCCACGCTGCCTGA
- the trxA gene encoding thioredoxin, with product MALNVTDANFADEVLGADKPVLVDFWAEWCPPCKAMSPTIEALADELSDSVKIVKLDVDANPGITVQYNVRAMPTLIIFKNGQPVDLKVGAGQSRVQLIKWLEQHAA from the coding sequence GTGGCGCTCAACGTGACGGACGCGAATTTTGCCGATGAGGTGCTGGGCGCCGACAAGCCCGTGCTGGTGGATTTCTGGGCCGAGTGGTGCCCGCCCTGCAAGGCGATGTCGCCCACGATCGAAGCCTTGGCCGATGAGCTCTCCGACAGCGTCAAGATCGTCAAACTCGATGTCGACGCCAATCCCGGCATTACGGTTCAATATAACGTCCGCGCCATGCCTACGCTCATCATCTTCAAGAACGGGCAACCGGTCGATCTCAAGGTCGGCGCCGGCCAGAGCCGCGTGCAACTGATCAAGTGGCTCGAACAGCACGCCGCCTGA
- a CDS encoding nucleotidyltransferase family protein, with protein MEKSARFPDVMLLAAGLGTRLRPLTDTLPKPLVPVAGIPLIERIMANGRAEGAKRFVANAHYRADQLLAHFGGLLKVNREAELLGTGGGVKAALPMLHSDPFFVMNTDAFWPEGTDAPLERMIARYAAPEDIVLLCVQPHRATGFGRSHDFCFDPMGRITLDYGAPVIYAGVALIGKTVFADTPDGTFSLNRLFETALERESLKGIVLDAPWFHVGDPEALAETEKALAAAQGARPA; from the coding sequence ATGGAAAAGTCAGCCCGATTCCCCGACGTCATGTTGCTCGCCGCCGGCCTCGGAACGCGGCTGCGGCCGCTCACGGACACCCTGCCCAAGCCCCTCGTGCCGGTCGCAGGCATTCCGCTGATCGAGCGCATCATGGCCAATGGGCGTGCCGAGGGCGCCAAGCGCTTCGTTGCCAATGCGCACTATCGTGCCGACCAGCTTCTGGCCCATTTCGGCGGCCTCTTGAAGGTCAACAGGGAAGCTGAGCTGCTGGGCACCGGCGGTGGCGTCAAGGCCGCACTGCCGATGCTGCATTCCGACCCTTTCTTCGTCATGAACACGGACGCGTTCTGGCCCGAGGGCACCGATGCGCCGCTTGAGCGCATGATCGCGCGTTATGCTGCTCCCGAAGACATCGTACTGCTTTGCGTGCAGCCGCACCGGGCAACCGGTTTCGGCCGCAGCCACGATTTCTGTTTCGATCCAATGGGACGCATCACGCTCGATTACGGAGCGCCGGTGATCTATGCCGGGGTAGCGCTGATCGGCAAAACGGTGTTTGCCGATACCCCCGATGGTACTTTTTCCCTCAATCGTCTGTTCGAGACAGCCTTGGAGCGGGAAAGCCTCAAGGGCATAGTCCTGGATGCCCCGTGGTTCCATGTCGGCGATCCAGAAGCCCTGGCTGAGACGGAAAAAGCCCTCGCCGCAGCCCAGGGGGCTCGCCCGGCATGA
- a CDS encoding acetyl-CoA carboxylase carboxyltransferase subunit beta, with the protein MNWIDNFVRPKIRSILNPKRETPENLWVKDPESGEMVFYRDLEANQWVVPNSGYHMKIKPVDRLATFLDDGKYDIVPVPSAPQDPLKFRAQKRYVDQLKENRAKTGYDDAVLVATGKLYERAVTVAVQDFDFLAGSLGMAAGQGIITGLETAVRLKTPFVLFVASGGARMQEGVLGLMQMPRTTVAVLRLREAGLPFFVVLTNPTTGGVTASYAMIGDVHLAEPGALIGFAGQRVIEQTIREKLPKGFQRSEYLYSHGMVDMVVHRHNLRSTIGSLAAILTNAPPNDAITVSSTKAITAQASLRDAAVAAEGDDDVDPPAAAAHAE; encoded by the coding sequence ATGAACTGGATCGACAATTTCGTCCGCCCCAAGATCCGCTCCATTCTCAATCCCAAGCGGGAAACGCCGGAAAACCTTTGGGTGAAGGATCCGGAATCGGGCGAGATGGTGTTCTATCGCGATCTCGAAGCGAACCAGTGGGTCGTGCCCAATTCGGGCTACCATATGAAGATCAAGCCGGTGGATCGTCTCGCGACCTTCCTCGACGATGGCAAATACGACATCGTCCCGGTGCCTTCCGCTCCACAGGATCCGCTAAAATTCCGCGCCCAGAAGCGCTATGTCGACCAGCTCAAGGAAAACCGCGCCAAGACCGGCTACGACGATGCCGTTCTGGTGGCGACAGGCAAGCTCTATGAGCGTGCCGTGACGGTGGCCGTGCAGGATTTCGATTTCCTGGCCGGATCGCTCGGCATGGCTGCGGGGCAGGGGATCATCACCGGCCTCGAGACCGCAGTGCGTCTCAAGACGCCGTTTGTGCTGTTCGTGGCCTCCGGCGGCGCGCGCATGCAGGAAGGCGTTCTCGGCCTCATGCAGATGCCCCGCACCACGGTTGCCGTGCTCCGCTTGCGCGAAGCCGGCCTGCCCTTCTTCGTGGTGCTGACCAACCCGACCACGGGCGGCGTCACAGCGTCCTATGCCATGATCGGCGACGTCCACCTGGCCGAGCCGGGCGCCTTGATCGGCTTTGCCGGCCAGCGCGTGATCGAGCAGACCATCCGCGAAAAGCTGCCCAAGGGCTTCCAGCGCTCGGAATATCTCTACAGCCACGGCATGGTCGACATGGTCGTGCATCGCCACAACCTGCGCTCGACCATCGGTTCGCTCGCGGCCATCCTGACCAATGCGCCGCCCAATGACGCGATCACCGTCAGCAGCACCAAGGCCATCACCGCTCAGGCCAGCCTGCGCGACGCAGCGGTTGCCGCCGAGGGCGACGACGACGTGGATCCGCCAGCCGCGGCAGCCCACGCCGAATAA
- the addA gene encoding double-strand break repair helicase AddA: protein MSDRGPVLPPSDTSASQARASDPDYSIWVEANAGSGKTFVLTNRVLRLLLSGVKPQSILCLTYTKAAAAEMRKRVGARLAEWAVDEAEVLRDKLRALTGRDPLPAQLDAARILFARALETPGGLRILTIHAFCEAVLHRFPIEAGVPFDFAVIEEDRQANMLLMARESVLAEGLRGGENAGAVEILFGLLSDHAISDAITAALSEGARLKSVLSDLSAAKARLRRLVGAPGDQADITTAIVEQTALTRAVWEDIVSSFDADPARTKGARFIDLVARLNPDRLTADQLCDLFLTEKDGEKRPRANLLNAEQRKARVELQPLLEEERDRIFALEAQLAGAMLVARSEALLDVVAAIVRHYDDEKRRHALLDFDDLIEKLGNLLADRSLGPWVQYKLDAGIDHILVDESQDTNAQQWRVVNALAEEFFSGAGAVSRPRSVFAVGDQKQSIYSFQGAQPVLFGVTGREMARKAAQAEKPFENVRLHTSFRTLKGILDAVDRVCDRPDIQKALLAEDKVIHQPARVHPGGSVNLWTPVQEEKVERDISAWPVTVVEAEQSANRQVALRIAREIRGWVSEGRVLGERNRAVRADDVLILVQKRGPLFQEIIRALRSEGLPTPGADRLAVTGHIAVLDLLALIDVLLNPADDLQLAALLRSPLFELGEDDLYALAQPRARGQSLWSALFASSIPVAHDAATKLGRWRSELDMERPFEFLAGVLYASGGLQRFHARLGLEVDEVLSELLDLALDHENRPQPSLQGFAAEMRRRAVTIKRELAETGGGVRVMTVHGAKGLEAPIVILADATAKPSGRQTGKAVYAIEEPVGPLLIHAASKSQHVQATAQLRQGIDAVLAEEYWRRLYVAMTRAEDELYVTGPLGAGQKPETQLASTWYEAIEAGLRDAAQPLVNAEGAEVGLVYPALTASRFLPEPAARTVERDDWAFGGVVAPQRPKFVNPSHAGKGAARPPALQTRAEAVRDADSARREGIALHALLQHLGRVPREDWERVAPRALEALLPEHADLHGRLATKAISILSRPELTALFDTGSRAELGFRVPLKQQQELVWVSGRMDRVVVDDSGVLVVDYKSDAAVPAAPEAVARNYLTQLGLYALVAHQLFPGRSVRAAILWTELESLMILPDDLLEAARSDFTLR, encoded by the coding sequence ATGAGCGATCGCGGTCCCGTTCTGCCACCCTCCGACACCAGCGCCAGCCAGGCCCGGGCCAGCGATCCGGATTACTCGATCTGGGTGGAAGCCAATGCCGGCTCGGGCAAGACTTTCGTTCTGACCAACCGGGTGTTGCGCCTGCTGCTTTCGGGGGTGAAGCCGCAATCCATCCTCTGCCTCACATATACCAAGGCCGCTGCCGCAGAGATGCGCAAGCGCGTGGGTGCTCGACTGGCGGAATGGGCAGTCGACGAGGCAGAAGTCCTGCGCGATAAGCTGCGAGCGCTGACCGGACGCGATCCCCTGCCTGCGCAGCTCGACGCGGCACGCATTCTCTTCGCCCGCGCGCTCGAAACGCCCGGCGGCCTGCGCATCCTCACCATCCATGCCTTCTGCGAGGCGGTGCTGCACCGTTTTCCCATTGAGGCCGGGGTTCCCTTCGATTTCGCCGTCATCGAGGAGGATCGGCAGGCTAACATGCTGTTGATGGCGCGCGAGAGCGTGCTCGCCGAGGGACTGCGCGGCGGTGAGAACGCCGGGGCAGTCGAAATTCTCTTCGGCCTCCTCAGCGATCACGCCATTTCCGATGCCATCACCGCTGCGCTGAGCGAGGGTGCGCGTCTCAAGTCCGTTCTCTCCGACCTGTCCGCCGCCAAGGCCCGGTTGCGCAGGCTTGTCGGGGCGCCCGGTGACCAGGCCGACATAACAACCGCCATTGTCGAGCAGACGGCGCTGACCCGTGCGGTGTGGGAAGACATCGTCTCGAGTTTCGATGCCGATCCTGCAAGGACGAAGGGCGCGCGTTTCATAGATCTTGTCGCCCGACTCAATCCGGACCGGCTGACGGCCGACCAGCTCTGCGATCTGTTTCTCACCGAAAAAGATGGCGAGAAGCGACCGCGTGCCAACCTTCTCAATGCCGAACAGCGCAAGGCGCGGGTGGAACTTCAGCCATTACTCGAAGAGGAACGCGATCGCATCTTCGCGCTCGAGGCGCAGCTGGCTGGCGCCATGCTGGTGGCGCGCAGCGAGGCTTTGCTCGACGTGGTGGCGGCAATCGTCCGGCACTATGACGATGAGAAGCGTCGCCATGCCCTGCTCGATTTCGACGACCTCATCGAAAAGCTCGGTAACCTCCTCGCCGATCGCTCGCTTGGTCCCTGGGTGCAGTACAAGCTCGATGCCGGCATCGACCATATCCTGGTTGACGAGAGTCAGGACACCAACGCCCAGCAGTGGCGTGTGGTGAATGCCCTTGCCGAAGAATTCTTCAGCGGGGCCGGCGCCGTGTCGCGGCCACGATCGGTCTTTGCCGTGGGCGATCAGAAGCAGTCCATCTATTCGTTCCAGGGTGCGCAGCCCGTGCTGTTCGGTGTGACCGGCCGGGAAATGGCGCGCAAGGCCGCTCAAGCCGAAAAGCCGTTCGAGAATGTGCGCCTCCACACCAGTTTCCGCACGCTCAAGGGCATTCTCGACGCTGTGGATCGCGTTTGTGACCGTCCCGATATCCAGAAGGCCCTGCTGGCCGAGGACAAAGTTATCCACCAGCCCGCCCGCGTGCATCCGGGCGGTTCGGTAAACCTATGGACTCCGGTGCAGGAAGAAAAGGTGGAGCGTGACATCTCCGCCTGGCCGGTCACCGTGGTGGAAGCCGAGCAGAGCGCCAATCGTCAGGTGGCGCTGCGCATCGCCCGTGAAATTCGCGGCTGGGTCAGTGAGGGCCGCGTCCTGGGCGAGCGCAATCGCGCGGTACGCGCCGATGACGTGTTGATCCTCGTCCAGAAACGCGGTCCGCTTTTCCAGGAGATCATTCGCGCTTTGCGCAGCGAAGGGCTGCCGACGCCGGGCGCAGACCGGCTGGCCGTGACCGGCCATATCGCGGTGCTCGATCTGCTGGCGCTCATCGACGTGCTGCTCAACCCCGCCGATGATCTGCAATTGGCGGCGCTGTTGCGCTCTCCGCTTTTCGAATTGGGCGAAGACGACCTTTACGCGCTCGCCCAGCCGCGCGCGCGCGGGCAATCCCTGTGGTCGGCCCTGTTCGCGTCATCCATCCCCGTTGCCCATGATGCGGCCACGAAACTGGGCCGCTGGCGGTCCGAGCTCGATATGGAGCGCCCGTTCGAGTTTTTGGCAGGCGTGCTCTATGCGTCCGGCGGTCTGCAGCGGTTTCATGCCCGGCTCGGGCTTGAAGTCGACGAGGTGCTGTCCGAACTGCTGGACCTGGCGCTCGATCACGAAAATCGCCCGCAGCCGTCGCTCCAGGGTTTTGCCGCGGAGATGCGCCGCCGGGCCGTCACCATCAAGCGCGAACTGGCCGAGACCGGCGGTGGCGTCCGCGTCATGACGGTCCACGGCGCCAAGGGTCTCGAGGCGCCCATCGTCATTCTCGCCGATGCCACCGCCAAGCCGTCCGGACGCCAGACCGGGAAGGCGGTCTATGCCATCGAGGAGCCAGTCGGCCCGTTGCTGATCCATGCTGCCTCGAAGAGCCAGCACGTCCAGGCGACAGCTCAGTTGCGCCAGGGCATCGACGCCGTGCTCGCCGAGGAATACTGGCGACGCCTCTACGTAGCCATGACCCGGGCCGAGGACGAGCTCTATGTCACCGGCCCGCTCGGCGCTGGCCAAAAGCCGGAAACCCAGCTGGCGTCGACATGGTATGAGGCCATAGAAGCCGGACTGCGTGATGCCGCGCAGCCGCTGGTCAATGCGGAAGGCGCGGAAGTCGGCCTCGTCTATCCCGCGCTTACCGCGTCCCGGTTTCTGCCGGAGCCGGCCGCACGGACCGTCGAGCGTGACGACTGGGCATTCGGTGGCGTGGTTGCACCGCAACGGCCAAAGTTCGTAAATCCCTCCCACGCAGGCAAGGGCGCGGCGCGGCCGCCGGCCCTGCAGACCCGCGCTGAAGCCGTGCGCGACGCCGATTCGGCGCGTCGTGAGGGCATCGCTCTTCATGCTCTGCTGCAGCATCTGGGCCGCGTACCGCGCGAGGACTGGGAGCGCGTGGCCCCAAGGGCGCTTGAGGCGCTGCTGCCAGAGCATGCCGACCTCCATGGTCGCCTCGCTACCAAGGCCATATCCATCCTGTCGCGGCCCGAACTGACCGCGCTTTTCGACACCGGCAGCCGGGCCGAACTCGGTTTCCGGGTTCCTCTCAAGCAGCAGCAGGAACTGGTTTGGGTCAGCGGGCGCATGGACAGGGTCGTGGTTGACGACTCAGGTGTGCTGGTGGTCGACTACAAATCCGACGCAGCGGTACCGGCAGCGCCCGAAGCGGTGGCGCGGAACTACCTGACCCAGCTTGGATTATATGCACTGGTTGCACACCAGCTTTTCCCGGGGCGGTCCGTAAGGGCCGCGATTCTCTGGACAGAGTTGGAATCATTGATGATTCTGCCGGACGATCTGCTCGAGGCAGCGCGTTCGGATTTCACCCTGCGGTGA
- the addB gene encoding double-strand break repair protein AddB: protein MSLFSIAPHTPFLPCLVDAVMDGRLLGGWDQSGPFWLSDVTIILPTRRAQDSLAEAFAAHRDFRGLLPDLRTFGGEVDDEEPFLPPFDTGPLPQLAGSLERRLQLSSLVAAWAHTVEGREAFSTPPTAAEIFSMAESLGVLIDDLAIEERSPAAIASLGADMALELGDYWQQTLRFLNIALEAWPAWLEDAKRADRAYLRRLRLDRQANAAGFLYDHRPVIAAGSTGSIPATARLLHTIAGLPRGAVVLPGLDMAMTPAMHEALLDPATNPHGHPQYGLAHLLRRFGSSAGEVTELCHAEHLRTPLVNLALAPTAATALWSDQRFDDASLAEALHGVSVVRARNEDEEARAMALAGRAALEAGKSVGIITPDRNLARRIAAELRRFDIVVDDAAGTPLFLSSAGRLARQVLALVVNRVTPVDLMALLRNRATTLGTDRVALAETVNRIDLLLLRGQRPSPGFAGLRALLAARMASDADERRRPISPDDAVVMADLLDRLELATAPLVSLTSEKELPASALAAALGSAVLAISPDAPLPGREEFLAWIDSVAALSGKGHRFAPHGLEDVLSALMAGVEVRHRIPEDRRTDIAIWGQLEARLMSPDILILGALNEDKWPGTADPGPWLSRGMRLAAGLEPPERQHGLAAHDFAQALGNAEVILCYADRVGASPSLPSRLLQRLDAFIGAPAAEMLRQRGAIWIDQARGIDAVAQVSPAIRPQPNPPAAVRPRQLSVTEIETLMRSPYDLYAKHVLRLRPLDTLGEDPDARERGTIIHAIFARFVEEGIDPADPLAFDRLMQIASEEFAGLDAIGERRDIWLRRFATAAGQFLDFEKGRAHTVRERHAEVRGEWPLKLAEPFRITGSADRADVLRDGTLEILDFKTGSPPSSGAMRGFEAPQLPVEALIAHNGGFKAMAPAQTSALTYVKIGLGPEAFKPSGFVLPEGMSVMELADEVWLRMQRQIEHFLLRDTPMPSRLLPIKGQRFAGAYDHLARTAEWTAVDGEDEA from the coding sequence ATGAGCCTCTTCTCCATCGCCCCGCACACGCCATTCCTGCCCTGTCTCGTTGACGCGGTGATGGACGGACGCCTGCTGGGTGGATGGGACCAGTCGGGGCCGTTCTGGTTGTCTGACGTGACCATCATCCTGCCGACGCGACGCGCGCAGGACAGTCTGGCCGAGGCATTCGCGGCCCATCGCGATTTCCGGGGCCTCCTGCCTGACCTGCGGACCTTTGGTGGCGAGGTCGACGACGAGGAGCCGTTTCTCCCGCCTTTCGATACCGGACCCTTGCCGCAATTGGCTGGCAGCCTCGAGCGCCGGTTGCAGCTCTCCAGCCTGGTTGCCGCCTGGGCGCATACGGTGGAAGGTCGCGAGGCCTTTTCGACGCCACCGACGGCCGCCGAGATTTTCTCCATGGCCGAGTCGCTGGGCGTGCTGATCGACGACCTCGCGATCGAGGAGCGCAGTCCGGCGGCCATCGCGTCTCTAGGCGCCGATATGGCTCTCGAACTGGGCGACTACTGGCAGCAGACGCTGAGGTTTCTCAATATCGCGCTCGAGGCATGGCCAGCCTGGCTCGAGGACGCAAAGCGCGCCGATCGGGCTTACCTGCGCCGGCTGCGGCTCGATCGACAGGCCAATGCCGCCGGATTTCTCTACGATCATCGGCCAGTGATCGCGGCTGGCTCCACCGGCTCGATCCCTGCTACGGCGCGGCTGCTGCACACCATCGCAGGTCTGCCTCGCGGCGCCGTTGTGCTGCCCGGTCTCGACATGGCCATGACCCCGGCGATGCACGAGGCGCTGCTCGATCCCGCGACCAATCCGCATGGCCATCCCCAGTATGGCCTCGCCCATCTGCTGCGCCGCTTCGGATCCAGCGCTGGTGAGGTGACCGAACTTTGCCATGCCGAGCACCTGCGGACGCCGCTGGTGAACCTGGCATTGGCACCCACCGCGGCTACCGCGCTCTGGTCCGACCAGCGCTTCGACGACGCGTCGCTGGCCGAGGCGCTTCACGGCGTTTCCGTCGTCCGCGCCCGCAACGAAGACGAGGAAGCGCGCGCCATGGCGCTGGCCGGCCGCGCGGCGCTGGAAGCAGGCAAGAGCGTTGGCATCATCACGCCGGACCGCAATCTGGCCCGCAGGATCGCCGCCGAACTGCGGCGCTTTGATATCGTGGTTGACGATGCCGCAGGCACGCCCCTGTTTCTGTCTTCGGCCGGACGCCTGGCCCGGCAGGTTCTGGCCCTTGTGGTCAACAGGGTGACCCCGGTCGACCTCATGGCGCTGCTGCGCAATCGCGCCACCACACTGGGCACCGACCGCGTCGCGTTGGCGGAAACCGTGAACCGGATCGATCTGCTGCTGCTTCGAGGCCAGCGACCCAGCCCTGGTTTTGCGGGCCTGCGCGCGCTTCTGGCAGCGCGCATGGCCAGCGACGCGGACGAGCGGCGCAGGCCCATCTCGCCCGACGACGCTGTCGTCATGGCTGACCTTCTGGACCGCCTCGAACTGGCGACGGCGCCGCTCGTGTCGCTGACGTCGGAAAAGGAGCTGCCGGCCTCCGCGCTTGCTGCGGCGCTTGGGTCGGCAGTGCTCGCCATCAGTCCCGATGCGCCCTTGCCCGGCCGCGAGGAATTCCTGGCCTGGATCGACAGCGTGGCCGCGCTATCAGGCAAGGGGCACCGCTTTGCGCCCCATGGTCTTGAGGATGTGTTGTCGGCATTGATGGCTGGCGTCGAAGTGCGCCACCGCATCCCCGAAGACCGCCGCACCGATATCGCCATCTGGGGTCAGCTCGAAGCCCGCCTCATGAGCCCGGATATCCTGATCCTGGGCGCTCTCAATGAGGACAAGTGGCCGGGTACTGCCGACCCTGGACCCTGGCTGAGCCGTGGCATGCGCCTCGCCGCCGGCCTTGAGCCGCCCGAGCGGCAGCATGGTCTTGCCGCGCATGACTTCGCCCAGGCGCTGGGAAATGCCGAGGTCATCCTCTGCTATGCCGATCGTGTCGGCGCCAGCCCGTCCCTGCCCTCGCGCCTCTTGCAGCGCCTCGACGCATTCATCGGCGCCCCAGCTGCAGAAATGCTTCGCCAGCGTGGCGCCATATGGATCGACCAGGCGCGGGGGATCGACGCCGTCGCCCAGGTCTCCCCCGCCATTCGGCCGCAACCCAATCCGCCAGCCGCGGTCCGGCCGCGCCAGCTCTCAGTGACCGAGATCGAGACGCTGATGCGCTCGCCCTATGATCTTTACGCCAAGCATGTGCTGCGCCTCCGGCCCCTCGATACGCTTGGCGAAGACCCCGACGCCCGTGAGCGCGGTACCATCATCCACGCCATTTTCGCGCGCTTCGTCGAGGAGGGCATCGACCCCGCGGATCCGCTCGCCTTTGACCGGCTGATGCAGATTGCGTCCGAAGAATTCGCCGGGCTCGACGCCATCGGCGAGCGCCGCGACATCTGGTTGCGGCGCTTTGCCACCGCTGCCGGCCAGTTTCTCGACTTCGAAAAAGGTCGAGCCCACACGGTTCGCGAGCGGCACGCCGAAGTCCGTGGCGAATGGCCCCTCAAGCTCGCGGAGCCCTTCAGGATCACCGGCAGTGCCGACCGCGCCGATGTCCTGCGCGATGGAACGCTTGAAATCCTCGACTTCAAGACCGGCTCGCCGCCCAGCTCGGGCGCGATGCGCGGTTTCGAGGCGCCGCAATTGCCGGTCGAGGCACTGATCGCGCACAATGGCGGGTTCAAGGCGATGGCGCCGGCACAAACCAGCGCTCTCACCTATGTCAAGATCGGCCTCGGTCCCGAGGCCTTCAAGCCCAGCGGTTTCGTGCTGCCCGAGGGCATGAGCGTCATGGAACTCGCCGACGAGGTCTGGCTTCGCATGCAGCGCCAGATCGAACATTTCCTCTTGCGCGATACCCCGATGCCATCGCGCCTCCTTCCCATCAAGGGACAGCGCTTTGCCGGTGCCTACGACCACCTGGCCCGCACCGCGGAATGGACCGCGGTCGACGGAGAAGACGAGGCATGA
- a CDS encoding glycoside hydrolase family 3 protein, translating to MAAIDLSAAPFNLDDDAVAWVHETRDKLTPRDKLAQLFVLLSREAPEDAMDAIRSFKPGGITRIYTPDLAAEIALMRQIDTVGPVPMTVSADLEGSRMSLPFGTEVPNPLGLAAVDDVEATTAISTLMAQEARAVGLNWSFTPVIDINKAFQSAIVGTRSYGDDVERIERHALAQIRAFQTHGVAATVKHWPGEGYDDRDQHLVTTVNPLTLAEWEKTFGRLYRSAIDAGVMSVMSAHIAFPAFVRELDPDAGAEAYRPATQSAVLNQTLLRERLGFNGLIVSDATPMAGFGDWGRREDTVPQTIVSGCDVILFSDDPTADLMYLVKAVADGRLSQDRVDEAVTRVLALKAALGLHKADRPEPVQMTAEVIMARSESKLTSASVTARVPTLVKDVANLLPLSPSRHKRVLIFSTGAIQPFAPVPLPLSLPDLLRQEGFEITEYTADLDVSAKDYDLVLYLLAEETLLTRQRIFLNWKALTGSVFGAMKRYWHDVPTLIVSLGYPYYLHDAPRVPTYVNAYGSNEDMQAAVVECLMGRKPFEGKSPVDAFCGSDQAKY from the coding sequence TTGGCTGCCATCGATCTTTCTGCCGCCCCTTTCAATCTCGATGACGATGCGGTGGCCTGGGTGCATGAAACGCGCGACAAGCTCACGCCGCGCGACAAGCTGGCCCAACTATTCGTGCTGCTGTCGCGCGAGGCGCCGGAAGACGCTATGGACGCCATCCGCAGTTTCAAGCCGGGCGGCATAACCCGCATCTACACCCCAGACCTGGCGGCAGAAATTGCCCTGATGCGTCAGATCGACACGGTCGGCCCTGTACCGATGACGGTCAGCGCCGACCTCGAAGGCAGCCGCATGAGCCTGCCTTTCGGCACCGAAGTGCCCAACCCGCTGGGCCTTGCAGCGGTCGACGATGTCGAGGCGACCACAGCCATTTCCACGCTGATGGCTCAGGAAGCGCGCGCAGTCGGGCTCAACTGGAGCTTTACACCGGTCATAGACATCAACAAGGCGTTCCAGAGCGCCATTGTCGGCACGCGTTCCTATGGCGATGACGTCGAGCGGATCGAACGGCATGCGCTGGCGCAGATTCGTGCTTTCCAGACCCATGGTGTTGCCGCCACGGTCAAGCACTGGCCCGGCGAGGGCTATGACGACCGTGACCAGCACCTGGTGACCACCGTAAACCCGCTGACGCTTGCCGAATGGGAAAAGACATTCGGCCGGCTCTATCGCTCGGCCATCGATGCCGGCGTCATGAGCGTCATGTCGGCCCACATTGCCTTCCCGGCCTTCGTCCGCGAACTCGATCCCGATGCCGGCGCGGAGGCCTATAGACCGGCCACCCAGAGTGCTGTCCTCAACCAGACGCTGCTGCGCGAGAGGCTGGGTTTCAACGGCCTCATCGTTTCCGATGCTACGCCCATGGCCGGCTTCGGTGATTGGGGGCGCCGCGAGGATACGGTGCCGCAGACCATCGTGTCGGGTTGCGATGTCATCCTCTTCTCGGACGATCCGACCGCCGACCTCATGTATCTGGTCAAGGCCGTCGCCGACGGCCGTCTCAGCCAGGACCGCGTCGACGAAGCCGTCACGCGCGTGCTCGCCCTCAAGGCCGCGCTCGGTCTTCACAAGGCCGATCGGCCCGAACCGGTGCAGATGACGGCCGAAGTCATCATGGCCCGGTCCGAAAGCAAGCTGACATCCGCCTCGGTCACTGCGCGCGTCCCAACCCTTGTCAAGGACGTCGCCAATCTCCTGCCGCTCTCCCCCTCCCGCCACAAGCGCGTGCTGATCTTCTCGACCGGGGCCATCCAGCCCTTTGCGCCTGTGCCGCTGCCCTTGTCGCTGCCTGACCTGCTCCGTCAGGAAGGTTTTGAGATCACCGAATACACTGCCGATCTCGATGTAAGCGCGAAGGACTACGATCTCGTCCTTTACCTTCTGGCCGAAGAAACCTTGCTGACCCGTCAGCGCATCTTCCTCAACTGGAAGGCGCTGACCGGCTCGGTCTTTGGCGCCATGAAGCGCTACTGGCACGATGTGCCGACCCTAATAGTGTCGCTGGGCTATCCCTATTACCTGCACGACGCGCCGCGGGTGCCCACCTATGTCAACGCCTATGGCTCCAACGAGGACATGCAGGCGGCCGTGGTCGAATGCCTGATGGGCCGCAAGCCCTTCGAGGGCAAGAGCCCGGTAGACGCGTTCTGCGGCAGTGATCAGGCGAAGTACTAG